The following coding sequences lie in one Bacteroidota bacterium genomic window:
- a CDS encoding von Willebrand factor type A domain-containing protein, which yields MRIRFVLLPLVLLVAAHLAVPEAPPNPATGKLAGQVVDDLGDPLPGANVIIEGTQLGAATDLGGNYFIIGIPTGTYTVTASFVGFKSVSADSVVIEHGFTTEKNFELATDVQLDEITVEYARPLIQKDAIGVPRTVSGADLSIRGSRSQDISYYVDGVRVNSPPPTDREGYSAVVENDFRRPADAPLSTFSIDVDAASYANVRRFLGDGQLPVKDAVRIEELVNYFEYDYPDPDGAHPFAVVTEVSEAPWAPAHRLVHIGLQGERIDTEDLPPSNLVFLLDVSGSMNSPDKLPLLKQAFRLLASNLREQDRVGIVVYAGAAGIVLEPTSDKTAILEALDRLQAGGSTAGGAGLKLAYDLAREHFDPEKNNRVILATDGDFNVGPSSDAEMMRLIEAERESGVFLSVLGFGTGNLQDSKMETIADHGNGHYAYIDSVHEARKVLVSEMGGTLVAIAKDVKIQVEFNPAHVAAYRLIGYENRLLADEDFNDDTKDAGELGAGHSVTALYEIVPVGIEVPTAGVDELKYQQQTVRPDAAANPEMLTVKLRYKEPDGDTSRLLDTALIDRDVALDQTSESFRFAAAVAEFGLLLRDSEHRGRASFENAQMLAQSARSTDPHGYRAEFVRLLETAEALVDAEVAAR from the coding sequence ATGCGGATTCGTTTCGTTCTGCTCCCGCTCGTCCTGCTCGTCGCGGCCCACCTTGCCGTTCCCGAGGCCCCACCCAACCCCGCCACCGGCAAGCTCGCCGGCCAGGTCGTAGACGACCTCGGCGACCCGCTCCCTGGTGCAAACGTCATCATCGAAGGCACCCAGCTCGGCGCAGCGACGGACCTCGGCGGCAACTATTTCATTATCGGCATCCCCACTGGCACCTACACCGTAACGGCGTCCTTCGTCGGGTTTAAATCGGTCTCTGCCGATTCGGTTGTGATCGAGCACGGGTTCACGACGGAAAAGAACTTTGAGCTAGCTACCGATGTCCAGCTAGATGAGATCACGGTTGAGTACGCGCGCCCGCTGATTCAGAAAGACGCCATCGGTGTGCCGAGAACGGTGTCTGGAGCTGACCTTTCCATTCGCGGCAGCCGTAGCCAGGACATCAGCTACTACGTCGACGGTGTGCGGGTGAACAGCCCGCCGCCGACGGACCGCGAGGGGTACAGCGCGGTCGTCGAGAACGACTTCCGGCGGCCGGCCGATGCGCCGCTCTCGACGTTCTCCATCGACGTGGACGCGGCGAGCTACGCGAACGTCCGCCGCTTCCTCGGCGACGGGCAGCTCCCGGTCAAAGACGCCGTCCGCATCGAGGAGCTGGTCAACTACTTCGAGTACGACTACCCCGACCCGGACGGCGCACACCCGTTCGCGGTCGTCACCGAGGTGTCCGAGGCGCCGTGGGCACCGGCGCACCGGCTCGTCCACATCGGGCTCCAGGGCGAGCGGATCGACACCGAGGACCTGCCGCCGAGCAACCTCGTCTTCCTGCTCGACGTGTCGGGCTCGATGAACAGCCCCGACAAGCTGCCGCTCCTCAAGCAGGCGTTCCGGCTCCTCGCCTCGAACCTCCGCGAGCAGGACCGCGTCGGGATCGTGGTCTACGCCGGGGCGGCAGGCATCGTCCTCGAACCGACGAGCGACAAGACCGCGATCCTCGAAGCTCTCGACCGGCTCCAGGCGGGCGGCTCGACGGCCGGCGGGGCAGGGCTAAAGCTCGCCTACGACCTCGCTCGCGAGCACTTCGACCCGGAGAAGAACAACCGCGTTATCCTCGCCACCGACGGCGACTTCAACGTCGGCCCGTCGTCGGATGCCGAGATGATGCGGCTGATCGAGGCCGAGCGCGAGAGCGGGGTCTTCCTCTCCGTCCTCGGCTTCGGGACCGGCAACCTCCAGGACTCGAAGATGGAGACGATTGCCGACCACGGCAACGGGCACTACGCCTACATCGACTCGGTCCACGAGGCGCGCAAGGTGCTCGTGAGCGAGATGGGCGGGACGCTCGTCGCGATTGCCAAAGACGTCAAGATTCAGGTCGAGTTCAACCCGGCCCACGTCGCGGCCTACCGGCTGATCGGCTACGAGAACCGCCTCCTCGCCGACGAGGACTTCAACGACGACACCAAGGACGCGGGCGAACTCGGCGCGGGCCACTCGGTGACGGCACTGTATGAAATTGTGCCTGTCGGCATCGAGGTCCCGACGGCAGGCGTCGACGAGCTGAAGTATCAGCAGCAGACGGTCCGCCCCGACGCAGCGGCGAACCCGGAGATGCTGACGGTCAAGCTCCGCTACAAGGAGCCCGACGGCGACACGAGCCGCCTGCTCGACACCGCGCTCATCGACCGCGACGTAGCGCTCGACCAGACCTCGGAGTCGTTCCGCTTCGCGGCTGCCGTGGCCGAGTTTGGCCTGCTGCTGCGCGACTCGGAGCACCGAGGCCGGGCCAGCTTCGAGAACGCGCAGATGCTCGCGCAGTCCGCTCGCAGCACCGACCCGCACGGCTACCGCGCTGAGTTCGTCCGCCTGCTCGAAACGGCT
- a CDS encoding PIN domain-containing protein — MTRAAIVDTGFLVAYLDPSEQHHVWAVAQAERLAPPLLTCEAVIAEACFLLQDRTGSTDRVLKLLLSGALVISYSARR; from the coding sequence GTGACCCGAGCTGCCATCGTCGACACCGGGTTCCTCGTCGCCTATCTCGATCCAAGCGAACAGCACCACGTCTGGGCGGTCGCGCAGGCCGAGCGACTGGCCCCACCGCTGCTCACCTGCGAAGCCGTCATCGCGGAGGCTTGCTTTCTGCTCCAAGACCGGACGGGCAGCACCGACCGTGTGCTGAAGCTACTGCTGTCCGGGGCTCTTGTCATCAGCTACAGCGCGCGGCGATGA